The following is a genomic window from Lagenorhynchus albirostris chromosome 2, mLagAlb1.1, whole genome shotgun sequence.
gctcgaacccatgtcccctgcattggcaggcggattcttaaccactgcgccaccagggaagtccctacactttcttttattttgtctgttttatatgcCCACAAGTCTACCAACAGATGTAGGGCCCATCTCAATTAATTCCTTGCTTGTTTCACCTCAGGAGCTGCTACATCTGCCCAAGAAAGTAGTATTGGGATCCCCAGACAGTTCTGGAAGAGACTGGAAAAGCCAGGGCCGGGGCCAAGGAGTCAGTATGGAGGGAGAATTTCTTCAAGCTTGGCTTCTTTGGGAGCTGGATTTTGCCCCAGATGCAGGCACAGTTGAAACTTTGGCTCAGAAGAGCAATTTAGAGCCCTGTTGAGGGGAGCCGCAATGGAGCCGCAGGTAAAGCATTAAGGTCTGTCCAGAACTGTTGGACCAACCAGGCCTGGGAGGCCAAAAAGGAGAGAATCTGAGGCCTGCTCAGTCTCCAATCTCTAGTCTCCCTATCTTCAAAAAGAACTAAGCCAGAAtgctgtagagaaaagggaaaatggtGGTAAGAAGAGGGAGATCTGAAAAGGGATATTCCAGACAAACTCATGGTGTCTCCCTGGTGAGGTGAAGCCCAGTATAAGGAAGAAGGCCAAACCTGAGCCCCAGACCTGTCCCTCTCATGGAGACCATCCCAAATCAGTAAGCTGGCCCTGGGGCTTCTTCCTGGACTTTGCTCTTTCCAAAAGGTCTTTATGAGTGATGAGTGTTCAATCTTGTCCCAGCTCTGTCAGGAAGCTGGGCCAGGTATTATCCCACTTTTCTGACAGAGATAATGAGCTTCAGAGAAGTTTGCTGCTTCTATGGCTGGTAAGTGGGTGAAGCAGGCAGGTCTCAAGCTCTGCATAGCTGACTATAAATCCTGGATCCTTTCTGGTTTCCAAAGCTGATTCATTTCCCTGAATGAGCTACAGGCCTTTAGATGCTCCTAAAACTgggcatgggctcaatagttCTAAAGACCCTTCTTTTCACCACCTCTCAAGGGCTGCTTCTGCACTCCTGGCCCAGGGCACTGGGGTGCTCCGCCAGAGATAGGGTCTGCGGCTGGGCCTCAGGGAGCAGTCCCACTGGCTTCTGCTCTAGTCACAAGTGTTATAGAGGCTTTGGGATCTGCAGTGggctttctttattttacttccaCCCTCAGTTTGTGGCCTGGTTTCCTTGACGGACCCAGAGTCTTTCCAATGtccttcccatcccccaccccctgtccCATCAGGATCTTGAGAGAGAAGGAGCATCTGGATCTTCCCCACCCAGTGCTCCTTCTATTCTGGGATTCATTTTGATGAGTAGAGTTGTTTAGGGGACAGAACAGAGAAGAGCTGCTGGGATTATAGAACAATATAAGCAGTGTGACCTGGATTAAAATCACTCAAACTGTGTAATTCTATGctttcataattattttcctgGTATTATGGCCAAACTCATGGCTGTGAAAATGCCAACGTCTTATCTTTTGAGGTGGAAGATACAGGCTAATAATAGCATGCATAAGAGAGTCCTTTATAATTCTGGACTACCTAATATGAGCTAACAGTGTTGTCCTGACCACATGCTAGTATAGAATGGGTGAGTGGTTCTAAAGGCAGCAGGGGCAATGGGGAGTATCAAGGTGGATTGGAGGCAGCATAGAGAAGGGCCTCGGAGGGGGTAAGCCAGTTCCCATGCCCCAGGCCCTGCCATCACCCACCTTCACACACTACGCCTGTATCCTCATCGTGCCCACAGTCAAAGGTCTCCACCTGTTCACATTCAGCCAGGGCCTCTTCTGTCCCATTGCACAGGGCTACCTGAATAAATAAAGGTCGGTCATCTTCTGCCACTGGCAGATACAACACGCCTGCAGGTGTGTGTCTGGCTGCTCCACAGCCCAGCTCCCGGCACACCATGGCCACATCCTTCATGTCCCAGCCATCATCACACAAAGTGCCCCAGAGACCTTCCTTTTCCACCTCCACCCACCCATTGCAGTGGTGGGCACCATTCACCAAGCGGATTTTGGGTGGATGTTCTGCAAACAGAAGGGGTCAGAGCACACTGAGAAATGTCCTcttcagcttccctggtggcgcagtggttaagaatccgcctgccaatgcaggggacacgggttcgagccctggttcgggaagatcccgcatgccatggaacaactaagcccgggcgccacaactactgagcccacgctctagagcccgtgagccacaactactgagcccatgtgccacaactactgaagcctgcgcgcctagagcccgtgctccgcaacaagagaagccaccgcaatgagaagcctgcacaccgcaactagagaaagccctcacgaagcaacgaagacccaatgcagccaaaaataaataaataaataaataattaaaaaaaaaagaaatgtcctcTTAGGGCAGTTCCCAGTGTTAAGAGAGGTTGTTTGATAGTGCTGGTGATATGTGGTGTGGGGGTAGGGGGCTTGCTGAGTTGGGAACCACAGAGCTTTGCTCTATCCTATGCTATTACCATCTCCTAAGAGCATCTCACCCCACCTAAGGCCCTCACTCAAAGACACCTAGGAAAAGTTTTTGCTTTCTGAAAACAAAGGAATATGGGCACGTAGAGACTTATGGTTTGATTCTTATGAGCTCAGAAAATCTTAGAAAAAGAGAAGGTTAGAACTAGATCTTTCCCAGAAATGGACACCGAGGCTTAGAATAGGGAAAGGCCTAGAATAGGTCAGTTGAGTTACTCATTTTCCTTTTGCTCCACTCTATTACTGACTTCACCAATCACAGGCTCATATTCTCTGCAGAGAGAAAGGGGTGAACACATCACACAGACTGGTCAATCCCtaatctttgcctatttttttttgttgttgttgttgcagtacgctgctctctcactgttgtggcccctcccgttgcagagcacaggctccgaacgcgcaggctcagcggccatggctcatgggcccagctgctccgcggcatgtgggatcttcccggaccacggcacgaacctgtgtcccctgcatcggcaggcggactctcaaccactgtgccaccaaggaagccgtctgtctatttatttggtttttgttttttaaactggaGTAATGTGTAAAGAGACTCTTTTCTCTAGGATATCTAGCAGAAAGGAGGGATATAAGCCTGGAGATGTCAGTGGCCAGCTTTGCCTGTCTGAGAGTTAAGCTAATGGAGGAATGCAGAGGAAAGAGGGGAGGCAAAGACAGAATGCTCGGCCAGTCGCACATTAGCCATGTCCATACCTGACCCCTCCCaccaacttcatttcttttttttttgggacCAAGCCATTTTGTATGGGATTTCTGTCATTAACAACCAAAATGTCACATCTTACACAGTCAATTACCAAGTTCTTGGCAAAGCCTCTGTAAAaagctaaatttaaaagaattataggTAATAATGTGAATATGATTCTCAAAAATTAATAGATTAAAAAGAGCAAACATATGTAAGACTCTATAGAAACTGAATAGATCAAGCAGCTaacttaatttaataaaaaaataaatactgaactTTGTATATCCTAAACAGaaaattcacattcttttcaaattccaTTTATAGTATTTAGAAAACTGTTGACTGTGTGTTAGGTCATAAAGAAATTCTCAGTAAATCCCCAGTGTAAAAACTATGCAGACCATATtctttgataaaatttaatacaAGGATAATACAAAAATCTAtaatgaaaagttttttaaaaaatctataagaaattaataaaatagaagataaaaatgtattcataagAAGTGGTTGTctcaagttataaaataaatatgtgaaacaTATTTCACATGCTTTGGAAActagacaaataaaaatattatacatcaaAACTTGTAGGATGAGATAAAATGGTACTGAGAAGAAACCATACAGTTTTTAATGCACTTATtaggaaacaaagatgaaaaatgaataagacattaAAGAACtacataaaataaacttaaaaaggaagaaagatatactgaagataaaggagaaataaatgaattagaaaaccaaaaaccaaatagATTTGAATTAAAGATAAcaaacctagggcttccctggtgggcttccctggtggcgcagtggttgagagtccgcctgccgatgcaggggacacgggttcgtgccccggtccgggaagatcccacatgctgcggagcggctgggcccgtgagccatggctgctgagcctgcgcgtccggagcctgtgctccgcaacaggagaggccacaacagtgagaggcccgcgtaccacaaaaaccaaaaacaaaaaaaaccctggctctttaaaaagaggaataaagacaaaCCTCTGGCAAATATGATTAAGAAAGGGGTCATACAAACCAGAAATGAGAAGAGCGCATAATCACATCTATAAAGGCTGTCTGAAAATTCGATGAGAATACTATGTATTAAATTTGGGTAAAATCAtccaaattattttaacaaaggatagaaaatttggagaataataaaaaagaggatTTGACAGTGGAGGTAAAGATCTAACAGGCTCAGAATGTTGTTTGGGCTAGTTCCAAAGACTTATCAAATAGCAGATAATTCCAATATGGTTTTAAGCTGCAGGGCACAGAAAATATGGAAAACCTCTGAAAACATTCTTATGAGGCCAACCTATCCCTGAAACCAAAACTAGTTCAAGAAATAAACTCACTTTTAAATAAAGATgcaaacatttgaaataaatattagtaAGTTGTATGTAGCTGCTACCTATGATGATATAACAACTAAGAAGGGTTTATAGCAGGAATTCAATAATTGTTCCATATTAGGAAATCTATTAATGCACTGCTCcacaataataaattaaaaggaaaaaaattatataaccatCATATTAAAATAGTGGCAGGGAGCAAAGTTTTTCAATTCTGTAGCCCTAGCCTAAAGTTCTATCTTTGCATCTATTAGCTGTGTGATggtgggcaagttacttattcTAAATTTCGtttcctcattagtaaaatgAGAGTTGTTAATGGAGATTAATGAAACAATCCTAGTAAAGTTTTGAATCCTAGAATCTGGTTTGTTCATGGGGTTTCTACTTTTTCCTTAAGTATTTACAAGGTTTGGTTGTAACTCCTTGCTCCCTGAGAGCTCTGAGCATACACTTACCCCACTTCCAGTATTGCCTTGATCCTAGTACAGTACCTATTTCACACCTATCTGATGAGGTAAGTGACAGGGAAACAGGAAGGCCAGTGATGCTATTGTTTAGACCAATGAGAAGGAGAGGCTGGAAGAGCTGACAGGCTCTCTAGGCTAGCTTCGATTCCCTGAGGGAGAGGAAAATCCATGGAAAGGACGCACAAGCCATGGTTTAGCATAATGGCAACTAGTACTGTGGAAGGAGATGTTGGACTTGTCCTTCCCGTGACGTTGGGCCCCCAGGCCACTGTCAGCTTCACAGGCATGGTTCCCAGAATGCCCTGTGGTCAGTGAGAGGTTGAAGGATGCTCCTCCTCCAAAAGGCACCGAGGTGCTCCCCAGGGTGACATTTTCATGATAACATCGGTATAGGATGGGGGGAGATGCTCTCTTGTTCTCACAGCGAAGCTCCACCATGTCCCCAGTGAAGGCCTGGGCCCCAGAAGtactgaaagtgaggagaggaTGTGACACTGGAACTGATAAAGGCAGGACGGTCCATCAAAGAGGGTCTCTCGTGCCGGCACAGACTTATAACCCACTCCATCCTCACCCAAGTGTCCACACAGTATCCCTCGAGCCCCGGGGATTCTTTCTCACTGTCGCACCTCCTGATCTAACAACACTGCAGAGACAGTTCCCATAGAGCTTTGATAAGTTCTGGAGAGCGTGCCTCTGGCCGTGCCACGTAGCCTGCCTCCTGTATCCCCTTGTCATCTCCTTTAGCTCTTCTGCCACTGTAGCCAGTGCCACCGCCGCCAACACCATTACAGTAACAATCCTAGCATGTTCAGATGGCTTCTTAACCTCTTCACAGCCCTGTTCCGTATCATCCTTGGAACATCCTCACTGCCACAGAAGGAAACTGACCCCAGTTGGGACTCTCTGGCTAATTAGGAGAGTGCTACTTACTTCTCATGGAGACGTTCACCACCTCGCTCTGGATGAGGCCGTAGCCATTGTCAGCTGTGCAGTAGTAGCCCCCTGCGTGGCTCTCCCTGATAACAGGGATCTCCAGCTCTGCTCTCTGGGAACGCTGACTTTTCTGTCCCAGACTCTCCCTCGTGTCCTCTCTGTGCCAGGAAAACATGGTGTCCCTTGTGCCTTCAGCCACAGAGAAGACAAGGACCAGCATCTTCCCTTCGACCGCCTGGTCCCCCTGGGGCTGGGTCTCCAGGAACACTCCAGACATGGGGATTCCTGTGTAAACATAAGAGGGCAGGTGAGGGCCTGATGCTGAGGCTGTTACTACCTGCTGAGCGTTATGGCAGGTGGAGCTGGTAGAAGGTTTAGGCAGAGGCGTATTTTTTTATCAGGGAGGTGCATGCTGAGGGCCTTCAGGAAGGATCACCCTGCTACTGAACACTCCAAAACTTCAAACTTGCACTTTCTCCACACTCATTAGCCTTCACTAATGCCCACAGCCTACAGTGATCTTGCTCCTTCCTGATCTCCAGATAAACTTGGGGCAGGGGGTATGGTGGGAGGGGGACAGGGGGAGTCCCCACCCACCTCTGCCACTTATTCATTGCATGATTTTGGTAGATAAATTaatctctctgatcctcagttttctcaaagaTAAAATGTGGATAATCATACCAACTTTATAGAGTTCTCATGAAGATGAAACAAGATACAAGATGTATAAAGAACCCATTACACGGGAGATGTCCAGCAAATGGTATCTATTACTGGTACCAACCTCCACGGGCCTGGCTGAGGTAGGAAATGTAGCAAGGTGGTTAAAAGGGCAAACACTGGTACCAGAGtgcctgggtttaaattccaGCTGTGCCATTTGTTTGCTGGCTTCCCTTGGTCAGGCCATTTAACAGCTCTGTGCTTTCaattcctcatgtgtaaaatggggatgacagtagtatccattttacagatacttTCACCCTACTTCACAGGGGTGCTGTGAGGACTAAACATAAAACTGCTCTGAGCAGTGCCTTCCTAGTACTTGGTAAACTTTCTACAAGTCTTCCCCTCTGCAAATATTTCTGAGCATCAGAGTGGTTCTGAATTGAGTACAACAGCTTGGGTTCAGGCTTAGCATTTAGTAAACTTATTATAAATGCTGGGGATCCTTATTGTTGtttctatcatcatcatcatcatcatcatcatcatcatcatcatcatcatcatcatctcatcatcattatcaccatcatcactttGTTCCTTCATTGCTCTACCTGGGTTAAATGTGCCTCCTAGTTGGGAGTCATTCTCTGCAGACAGAgaccatgatttatttatctcttgGTTCACTGAGCATACTTCAGTGCTAGGCAAACATAAATGCTCCAGAGAGGGATTATTTTCTGACAGGGAGAGCAAAGCTATTGGGAAATGGTGCCATGGTAGCAGTTAATAAAGCAGAACCCAGATGGGTCATTGTAGCCCCCACACACACGGGGATGGGGGGAAGCACAGTTGAAAAGACAAACACAGGTCTGAATGGGAGCTACTGTTCTTCTCTGTGCCACCCAGCCCGGCAGTCCAGCGCTGAAGCTCAATCTACACTGGTATATAGGATTGGTGACTCTGTTTTGAGATACTGTGAGATGCTGTCATCGCTTCACACCAGTAATATCCTGAGTCTTCCTTCCGTATTGATGAGATCCAAAACTCTGTGAGCTCCAGTCTGACCTCAGGGTGTGGCCATCCTTGAAGAAGGAGTAGCCAGCCACCACACTGTTCTGTGACCCAGCCTTACAGCTTGGGCTTTTTTGGGGGAAATTTTTCAGTTGGCAATGGagctagaaattattaaaaatcaatttgGAATTGTAACACATTGGGATGAATTGCAGAGAAAATGTTGCTCTGAT
Proteins encoded in this region:
- the LOC132515449 gene encoding Fc receptor-like protein 2 — encoded protein: MSGVFLETQPQGDQAVEGKMLVLVFSVAEGTRDTMFSWHREDTRESLGQKSQRSQRAELEIPVIRESHAGGYYCTADNGYGLIQSEVVNVSMRIPVSHPLLTFSTSGAQAFTGDMVELRCENKRASPPILYRCYHENVTLGSTSVPFGGGASFNLSLTTGHSGNHACEADSGLGAQRHGKDKSNISFHSTKHPPKIRLVNGAHHCNGWVEVEKEGLWGTLCDDGWDMKDVAMVCRELGCGAARHTPAGVLYLPVAEDDRPLFIQVALCNGTEEALAECEQVETFDCGHDEDTGVVCEGG